Proteins encoded by one window of Emticicia oligotrophica DSM 17448:
- a CDS encoding efflux RND transporter periplasmic adaptor subunit, translated as MKKSIIIIISVVAVLGAIGFTLARNKKKIDANKVVVDRTKIPVSVATTPVAYQDFDGKVVLPANLELNSEATIAVGIQGKIEKLAIEVGSRVAKGQVIGTLDSRLKQLNLKANELTLAKLERDLQRNEDLFKGNAGTELSVVNGKYDIENTRIQIEQVKQQITDGNIISPISGIVTSRKLMAGEFVSPGTVIATVVDDAHLKAVVFVNEKDVYQLRLGQKASITTDVFPTKNFTGNVKFISPKGDENHNYRVELQLNTNELKAGTYVMVAFDLGGKARVLQIPKLALVEGIKNPYVYVAENNVAKIRKITVGREIGENIEVVGGLVAGEEVVISGQINLTDGSSIVKTSNK; from the coding sequence ATGAAAAAGTCAATCATCATTATCATATCAGTTGTTGCGGTATTGGGAGCTATCGGCTTTACTCTTGCCAGAAACAAGAAAAAAATAGACGCCAATAAAGTAGTTGTTGACCGCACGAAAATTCCAGTTTCGGTGGCTACAACGCCAGTTGCTTACCAAGATTTTGACGGAAAAGTAGTTTTACCTGCCAACTTAGAACTTAATAGTGAAGCCACTATTGCAGTAGGTATTCAAGGAAAAATAGAAAAACTTGCCATTGAAGTTGGTTCAAGAGTGGCCAAAGGACAAGTTATCGGAACATTAGATTCTCGACTCAAACAGTTGAATTTGAAAGCAAATGAGCTAACACTTGCCAAATTAGAAAGAGATTTACAAAGAAACGAAGACCTTTTTAAAGGTAATGCGGGTACAGAATTGAGTGTAGTAAACGGAAAATACGATATTGAAAATACACGTATCCAGATTGAGCAAGTAAAACAACAAATTACCGATGGTAACATTATTTCTCCAATCAGTGGGATTGTTACTTCTCGTAAATTAATGGCTGGTGAATTTGTAAGTCCTGGAACGGTAATCGCAACGGTTGTAGATGATGCACACTTAAAAGCAGTGGTATTCGTCAACGAAAAAGATGTTTATCAATTACGTTTAGGGCAGAAAGCAAGTATAACTACTGATGTGTTTCCAACAAAAAACTTTACAGGAAATGTGAAGTTTATCTCTCCGAAAGGTGATGAAAATCATAATTATCGCGTAGAACTACAACTCAATACCAACGAACTTAAAGCTGGCACTTACGTAATGGTAGCATTTGATTTAGGCGGTAAAGCTCGTGTATTACAAATACCAAAATTAGCTTTGGTTGAAGGCATAAAAAATCCTTATGTATATGTTGCTGAGAATAATGTAGCAAAAATTAGAAAAATTACTGTCGGTCGAGAAATCGGAGAAAACATTGAAGTTGTGGGTGGTTTAGTAGCAGGTGAAGAGGTAGTAATCAGTGGCCAAATAAACCTAACAGATGGCAGTAGTATTGTAAAAACATCAAATAAGTAA
- a CDS encoding TolC family protein, protein MKKTSLFIYMIWQISTLTANAQGNATQLSLKGCVDYALKNHLSNTIANNEILAAKEKEREALSGYLPQVNANIGFDDNLKRQVSVIPAGAFSPTEIRIQFGNQYNTNAAAQVDQVIYDKSMLLGLKAAEPNNQLAALKKEQTQENLIYNTANAYFQVLVYLEQEKLTLENEKKYRELVNILKLRLEKGVIKKTDLDRTQSTLNNILAQKSIIQANKEVSLNRLKNVIGMPLSEEISINESINYESFTQLIRENSLDVNNIIDYRVQSNSIALQEIDVKRKQAAFLPTVSAYGRYGAQSFGNDFGKSFTNWFDYSSVGLKVNVPIFSGYRKNSQLKQSEISLLNARTNLKLSTESMQLAFQNSASLLLKSQSDLKINKENLNFAKEVFESSTFEYQKGISTLSDLLNADYSYKEAQSNYMNSLINFLSTRLEYEKSKGNLKNYINQF, encoded by the coding sequence ATGAAAAAAACGAGTCTGTTTATTTACATGATTTGGCAAATCAGTACCCTTACAGCCAATGCTCAAGGCAATGCTACACAGCTTTCGCTCAAAGGATGTGTTGATTATGCACTCAAGAATCATTTAAGTAATACGATTGCCAACAATGAAATTTTGGCAGCGAAAGAAAAAGAGAGAGAAGCATTATCGGGCTATTTACCACAAGTAAATGCCAATATAGGCTTTGATGATAATTTAAAACGTCAGGTTTCGGTTATTCCTGCGGGTGCGTTTAGTCCAACTGAAATTCGTATCCAGTTTGGTAATCAGTATAATACCAATGCTGCTGCCCAAGTTGACCAAGTGATTTATGATAAATCTATGCTATTAGGTTTGAAAGCAGCAGAACCGAACAATCAGTTAGCGGCCCTCAAAAAAGAGCAAACACAAGAAAATCTTATTTATAATACGGCGAATGCTTACTTTCAAGTACTTGTTTATTTAGAGCAAGAGAAACTTACCCTCGAAAATGAGAAGAAGTATCGTGAATTGGTTAATATCTTAAAATTAAGATTAGAAAAAGGGGTCATCAAGAAAACTGATTTAGACCGCACGCAATCAACACTTAATAATATTCTTGCTCAAAAATCAATCATTCAGGCCAATAAAGAAGTTTCATTGAATCGCTTGAAAAATGTAATAGGTATGCCATTGAGCGAAGAAATAAGTATTAATGAAAGTATTAATTATGAAAGTTTCACACAGTTAATCAGAGAGAACTCGCTGGATGTAAATAACATAATTGACTACCGAGTACAAAGTAATAGCATCGCACTTCAGGAAATTGACGTAAAGCGTAAGCAAGCTGCTTTTTTACCAACCGTTTCGGCATACGGACGCTACGGAGCACAGAGTTTTGGCAATGACTTCGGTAAATCGTTTACTAATTGGTTCGATTATTCTTCGGTCGGCTTGAAAGTAAACGTGCCAATTTTTAGTGGTTATCGTAAAAATAGCCAGCTTAAACAAAGCGAAATTAGCCTATTAAATGCACGCACAAATTTGAAGCTAAGCACCGAAAGTATGCAGTTAGCATTTCAAAATTCAGCCTCTCTCCTGCTAAAATCACAATCCGACTTAAAAATTAATAAAGAGAATTTAAACTTCGCTAAAGAAGTATTTGAAAGCAGCACATTTGAATACCAAAAAGGGATTTCAACACTTTCTGACTTACTCAATGCCGATTATTCTTACAAAGAAGCACAGAGTAATTATATGAATTCGCTTATCAACTTTTTAAGCACACGCCTCGAATACGAAAAATCGAAAGGAAATCTAAAAAATTACATCAATCAGTTTTAA
- a CDS encoding MarR family winged helix-turn-helix transcriptional regulator, translating to MELDKDSLQFVFGSTIRALHKATALEFDKSGLEISPEQYHLLKIIASKEDSIQAELAEIMQLDKSGIMRHIDQMEARGFVQRVNDAQDRRKKYIVLTESGIQKLDNCKIALDKMANTILKGVSDAELLIFKQVLTKLKENAGG from the coding sequence ATGGAATTAGATAAAGATTCACTTCAATTCGTTTTTGGTAGTACTATTCGAGCTTTACACAAAGCAACTGCCTTAGAATTTGACAAAAGCGGTTTGGAGATTTCTCCAGAACAATATCATTTACTTAAAATTATCGCCTCAAAAGAAGATTCAATTCAAGCAGAATTAGCCGAAATTATGCAACTAGATAAATCGGGAATTATGCGACACATTGACCAAATGGAGGCAAGAGGTTTCGTACAACGTGTAAATGATGCCCAAGACCGCAGAAAAAAATACATTGTACTTACCGAATCGGGCATTCAAAAATTAGATAATTGCAAAATAGCATTAGACAAAATGGCCAATACAATATTAAAAGGTGTTTCGGATGCCGAGCTACTAATATTTAAACAAGTATTAACAAAACTCAAAGAAAACGCTGGCGGGTAA
- the crtD gene encoding 1-hydroxycarotenoid 3,4-desaturase CrtD codes for MKAAIIGAGIGGIATAIRLANKGYSVEVFEANDYAGGKLSEFQQGEYRFDAGPSLFTMPQFVTELFELSGKNPENYFQYFKLPEVCKYFWDDGTRLSVSADIEAFAQEAEYKLGEPAQNIIKFLKDAAFKYEVLSGLFLEDSLHKVSTWTSKKAFRGYWNLPKMGIFGTMNRANERFFKTEKAVQLFNRYATYNGSDPYQTPATLNIIPHLEYNVGAFFPKNGMYGITQSLVDLAKDLGVKFNFGVKVEEIIIENSSAKKIRVNNHELAFDKVVSNMDVTPTYRKLLPKVKHPDKILNQAKSGSGLIFYWGIKQQFAQLGLHNIFFSNNYKAEFEHQFQKKTIYHDPTIYLNITSKCKADDAPEGCENWFLLINAPANEGQDWEKIIASTRQNIINKLSKNLGVNIGELIENESILDPRTIELRTSSAQGALYGNSSNNKFAAFLRHANFSSEIKNLYFVGGSVHPGGGIPLALSSAKIVADLIE; via the coding sequence ATGAAAGCAGCAATTATAGGAGCGGGTATCGGAGGCATCGCAACAGCCATCAGATTGGCTAATAAAGGATACTCGGTGGAAGTATTTGAGGCCAACGACTATGCCGGGGGAAAATTAAGCGAATTTCAGCAAGGAGAATACCGCTTTGATGCTGGGCCTTCGCTGTTTACGATGCCGCAGTTTGTGACTGAACTATTTGAACTTTCAGGCAAAAATCCTGAAAACTATTTCCAATATTTCAAATTACCCGAAGTTTGTAAATATTTTTGGGATGATGGAACTAGACTTAGCGTTTCGGCCGATATTGAAGCTTTTGCTCAGGAAGCAGAATACAAACTTGGCGAACCAGCACAAAATATAATCAAATTTTTAAAAGATGCCGCTTTTAAATATGAAGTTTTGAGTGGCCTTTTTTTAGAAGATTCTCTTCATAAAGTATCGACTTGGACCTCAAAAAAAGCATTCAGAGGTTACTGGAATTTGCCTAAAATGGGCATTTTTGGCACTATGAATAGAGCCAATGAACGGTTTTTTAAAACTGAAAAGGCCGTTCAATTATTTAACCGTTATGCAACTTACAATGGTTCTGACCCTTATCAAACTCCAGCGACGCTTAATATTATTCCACATTTGGAATATAATGTTGGAGCTTTTTTTCCTAAAAATGGCATGTATGGTATCACCCAAAGTTTGGTCGATTTAGCTAAAGATTTGGGTGTGAAATTCAATTTTGGGGTAAAAGTTGAAGAAATTATTATTGAAAATAGTTCGGCAAAAAAAATAAGGGTAAACAACCACGAACTTGCCTTCGATAAAGTCGTCTCGAATATGGATGTAACGCCTACCTACCGTAAGTTACTTCCTAAAGTAAAGCATCCTGACAAGATTTTAAATCAGGCAAAAAGTGGTTCTGGCTTGATTTTCTATTGGGGAATTAAACAACAATTTGCTCAATTAGGCTTACACAATATATTCTTTTCGAATAACTACAAAGCCGAATTTGAACACCAATTTCAAAAAAAGACAATTTATCACGACCCTACGATTTATCTTAATATTACCTCTAAATGCAAAGCTGATGATGCTCCTGAAGGTTGTGAAAATTGGTTTTTGCTAATCAACGCTCCTGCCAATGAGGGGCAAGATTGGGAAAAAATAATTGCTTCAACTCGCCAAAATATTATTAATAAATTGAGCAAAAATTTAGGTGTGAATATTGGTGAATTAATTGAAAACGAATCAATTCTAGACCCAAGAACCATCGAATTACGCACTTCTTCGGCACAAGGAGCATTATATGGCAATAGTTCGAATAATAAGTTTGCCGCATTTTTAAGACATGCCAATTTCTCTTCTGAAATTAAAAATCTATATTTTGTCGGTGGAAGTGTTCATCCCGGAGGAGGAATCCCGTTGGCTTTGTCTTCTGCAAAGATAGTTGCAGATTTGATTGAATAG
- a CDS encoding sigma-54-dependent transcriptional regulator gives MAKLLIVDDEKSIRDALRDILEYEEYEVDEAKDGEEGLEMVLKTQYDVALCDIKMPKLDGLEMLLKAKEEGVMTQFVMISAFGNVENAVEATKRGAFDFITKPPDLNRLLVTVRNAIEKSKDVEVIKVLKRRIYKINEIVGESDLIRKVKETIDRVAPTEARVLITGPNGSGKEMVAKQIHEKSNRCNQPSIEVNCAAIPSELIESELFGHEKGAFTSAIKQRIGKFEQADGGTLFLDEIGDMSLSAQAKVLRALQESKITRVGGDKEIKINVRVIAATNKDLRKEIAEGNFREDLFHRLNVIPIHVPALTDRKDDIPLLAEKFLCDVADEYGDNPKEFAPEAMEYMKSLPWTGNVRELRNVVERLVIMCGPTITLDDVKMYAGGGF, from the coding sequence ATGGCAAAATTATTGATTGTTGATGACGAAAAAAGTATTCGAGATGCCCTTCGTGACATTCTAGAATATGAAGAGTACGAAGTAGATGAAGCAAAAGATGGAGAAGAGGGCCTCGAAATGGTGCTAAAAACACAATATGATGTTGCTCTTTGTGATATCAAGATGCCCAAATTAGATGGTCTAGAAATGCTGTTGAAAGCCAAAGAAGAAGGGGTAATGACCCAATTTGTTATGATTTCGGCTTTTGGCAATGTTGAAAATGCAGTAGAAGCCACTAAACGTGGTGCCTTTGACTTCATTACGAAACCACCTGATTTGAATCGTTTGCTGGTTACTGTACGCAACGCCATCGAAAAGAGCAAAGACGTTGAAGTAATCAAAGTACTCAAACGCAGAATTTATAAAATTAACGAAATCGTTGGAGAATCAGACCTTATTAGAAAGGTTAAAGAAACCATTGATAGAGTAGCACCAACAGAAGCTCGTGTGCTTATCACTGGACCAAATGGTTCGGGTAAGGAAATGGTTGCTAAGCAAATTCATGAGAAAAGTAATAGATGTAATCAGCCTTCGATTGAGGTAAACTGTGCGGCTATACCTTCTGAATTAATTGAAAGTGAACTCTTTGGCCACGAAAAAGGGGCATTTACTTCGGCGATAAAACAACGTATCGGTAAATTTGAACAAGCCGATGGCGGTACACTTTTCTTAGATGAAATTGGCGATATGAGCCTTTCTGCCCAAGCAAAAGTGCTTCGTGCTTTACAAGAAAGTAAGATTACACGTGTGGGTGGTGATAAGGAAATAAAGATAAATGTGCGTGTGATTGCGGCTACAAATAAAGATTTGCGTAAAGAAATTGCCGAAGGTAACTTCCGTGAAGACTTATTCCACCGCTTGAATGTCATTCCGATTCATGTTCCTGCTTTGACTGACCGTAAAGATGATATTCCGTTATTAGCAGAGAAGTTTTTGTGCGATGTGGCTGATGAGTATGGCGATAATCCGAAAGAATTTGCTCCCGAAGCAATGGAATATATGAAAAGCCTCCCTTGGACAGGAAACGTGCGTGAATTACGCAACGTAGTTGAGCGATTGGTCATTATGTGTGGACCAACTATTACACTCGATGATGTGAAAATGTATGCAGGTGGCGGTTTCTGA
- a CDS encoding Rieske 2Fe-2S domain-containing protein, translating to MKNSEAISRKDFLMQIGFSGAALMAALTSCGGTDTVTPISAFTVDLSTTTALNNVGGYIKTNGVVLARIASGNTSSAFVAIARTCPHEKKDQIVYNSAKGQFQCTAHDWYFKTNGTGVGNGSITAYTVTLSGTTLSIA from the coding sequence ATGAAGAATTCAGAGGCTATCTCACGCAAAGATTTTTTGATGCAAATTGGTTTTAGTGGTGCTGCATTAATGGCTGCACTTACCTCATGCGGAGGTACGGATACTGTCACCCCAATTTCTGCTTTTACAGTAGATTTATCTACCACTACCGCCCTTAATAATGTTGGTGGGTACATCAAAACAAATGGCGTAGTTTTAGCTCGAATCGCCTCAGGCAATACAAGTTCAGCGTTTGTTGCCATTGCTCGTACTTGCCCACATGAAAAGAAAGACCAAATAGTTTATAATTCCGCAAAAGGTCAATTTCAGTGCACCGCACATGATTGGTATTTTAAAACTAATGGTACGGGGGTTGGCAATGGAAGCATTACAGCCTATACAGTTACCTTGTCGGGTACTACTTTGAGTATTGCTTAA
- a CDS encoding AIR synthase-related protein, with the protein MTDRYMQRGVSAAKEDVHKAIEKLDKGLFPKAFCKISPDTLGGDAEYCNIMHADGAGTKTSLAYLYWKETGDISVWRGIAQDSIVMNTDDLICVGAVGPMLISSSIDRNKNKIPGEVIAEIINGTEECLEMLRSHGVEIYSTGGETADVGDLVRTIAVNSTIIARMKRSDVISNDNIKAGDVIVGLASYGQSNYETAYNGGMGSNGLTSARHDVLGKIYAEKYPESFDGEINKDLVYSGAKLLTEEIAGVNVGKLILSPTRTYAPVAKAFLAELRQHIHGMVHCSGGAQTKVLHFIENLHVIKDNLFPIPPLFKLIHEQSGTSWQEMYKVFNMGHRLEVYLEEAYAQRVIEIANSFGIEAQIIGRVEAAQSKKVSINSEFGEFTY; encoded by the coding sequence ATGACTGACCGTTATATGCAGCGTGGAGTTTCGGCTGCAAAAGAAGATGTGCATAAAGCCATCGAAAAACTCGACAAAGGTCTTTTTCCAAAAGCATTTTGCAAAATTTCACCCGATACATTAGGTGGAGATGCCGAATATTGTAATATCATGCATGCCGATGGTGCTGGAACAAAAACTTCATTGGCATATTTATATTGGAAAGAAACGGGTGATATTTCGGTTTGGCGTGGCATTGCACAAGACTCGATTGTGATGAATACCGATGATTTAATTTGCGTAGGAGCCGTTGGCCCGATGCTTATTTCATCAAGTATCGACCGTAATAAAAATAAAATTCCGGGAGAAGTCATTGCTGAAATTATCAACGGTACCGAAGAATGTTTAGAAATGCTTCGTAGTCATGGTGTGGAAATTTACAGTACTGGTGGGGAAACAGCTGATGTAGGAGATTTAGTTCGTACAATTGCCGTAAACAGCACCATTATTGCCCGCATGAAACGCTCAGATGTTATCTCAAACGACAATATCAAGGCTGGGGATGTGATTGTTGGCTTAGCATCTTATGGACAATCAAACTACGAAACTGCCTACAACGGAGGTATGGGGAGTAATGGTCTGACTTCAGCTCGCCATGATGTTTTAGGTAAAATTTACGCAGAAAAATATCCAGAAAGTTTTGATGGGGAAATCAATAAAGATTTAGTTTATAGTGGAGCTAAACTTCTAACAGAAGAAATTGCAGGTGTTAATGTAGGAAAACTTATCCTCTCACCTACGCGTACGTACGCTCCAGTTGCGAAAGCATTTTTGGCCGAACTTCGTCAGCATATTCATGGCATGGTTCATTGCAGTGGTGGGGCTCAAACAAAAGTCTTACATTTTATCGAAAACTTACACGTAATTAAGGATAATCTCTTTCCAATTCCACCCTTGTTTAAACTTATTCACGAACAAAGTGGAACTTCATGGCAAGAGATGTATAAAGTATTTAACATGGGCCACAGACTTGAGGTTTATCTCGAAGAAGCATATGCTCAAAGAGTTATCGAAATAGCTAATTCTTTTGGCATCGAAGCTCAAATAATTGGTCGAGTTGAAGCTGCACAAAGTAAGAAGGTAAGCATCAATAGCGAATTTGGTGAATTTACCTACTAA
- a CDS encoding cyanophycinase, whose amino-acid sequence MKNIQKSFQIFLLTLICSNLLFAQKQLIMIGGGKRTPDILTKFIELSGNEKGNILVIPWASGEQEAAYSNIKNEIGVLSKIVVEKAPLAPLTTESKALLLNQLKAAKGVFFCGGDQNRIMDVLKDEELFKAMHERYNNQVVFAGTSAGTAIMSEIMITGEGDFKVIDGTKVETKKGLGLMNEIIVDQHFIKRQRQNRLIGLIFQNPTLLGIGIDENTALWVQDNRNAEVLGESQVMIFETTKQAKEMKFIILEKGEKYNLKKRKKR is encoded by the coding sequence ATGAAAAATATCCAAAAGTCATTTCAAATATTTCTACTTACCCTTATTTGTTCAAATTTATTATTCGCCCAAAAACAACTTATAATGATTGGGGGCGGCAAACGCACGCCTGATATTCTCACAAAATTTATCGAACTAAGCGGCAATGAAAAAGGAAATATATTGGTGATTCCGTGGGCGAGTGGCGAGCAAGAAGCTGCTTATTCCAATATTAAAAATGAGATTGGAGTTCTTTCAAAAATTGTGGTTGAAAAAGCTCCTTTGGCACCTCTTACCACTGAAAGTAAAGCTTTACTTTTAAATCAACTCAAAGCCGCTAAGGGGGTTTTCTTTTGTGGAGGAGACCAAAATCGAATCATGGATGTGTTGAAAGATGAAGAACTTTTTAAAGCGATGCACGAACGCTATAATAATCAAGTGGTTTTTGCTGGAACAAGTGCTGGAACTGCCATTATGTCGGAAATTATGATTACAGGCGAAGGTGATTTTAAAGTAATTGATGGAACAAAAGTAGAAACTAAAAAAGGGCTCGGCTTAATGAATGAAATCATCGTTGACCAACATTTTATTAAACGCCAAAGACAAAATAGACTTATTGGTTTAATTTTTCAAAATCCTACTTTATTAGGTATTGGTATTGATGAAAATACAGCCCTTTGGGTACAAGATAATCGAAATGCAGAAGTATTGGGCGAAAGTCAAGTGATGATTTTTGAAACAACCAAACAAGCCAAAGAAATGAAGTTTATTATACTCGAAAAAGGAGAAAAATACAATTTGAAAAAACGAAAGAAGAGGTAG
- a CDS encoding glycoside hydrolase family 130 protein, which produces MKKYFVLLAVLAISCKNKTEQSWQLTPFIKADVENPILLPNDTTTFNDPILQKSINWEAKDVYNPSAVVRDGKVYMLYRAEDTLKVVDGTSRLGLAVSEDGVHFKRQTKPVFYPDNDFMKKYEYPGGCEDPRLVETEDGKYILTYTAYDGKTARLCVASSTDLQTWKKEGLAFKEPKNEMLWSKSGAIICKQIGDKFVATKIKGKYWMYWGDTNLFLASSDNLIDWKILEDETGKPKPIVKPRDDNFDSWLVESGPAAFIKDEGIFLIYNSANKGFQNKSTDTKNAYRAGQVLFDKNDPTKILDRSKTFFFEPDKPYELTGQVNNVVFVEGLVHFKKQWYLYYGTADSKIALAVCYK; this is translated from the coding sequence ATGAAAAAATACTTTGTTCTACTCGCTGTTTTAGCAATTTCGTGTAAAAATAAAACCGAGCAAAGCTGGCAGCTTACGCCATTCATAAAGGCTGATGTAGAAAACCCAATTTTATTACCTAATGATACAACCACATTTAATGACCCTATTTTACAGAAAAGCATAAACTGGGAAGCCAAAGATGTGTATAATCCTTCAGCCGTTGTACGCGATGGTAAAGTGTATATGCTTTATCGTGCAGAAGATACCCTTAAAGTTGTAGATGGTACCTCTCGTCTGGGTTTGGCAGTAAGCGAAGATGGGGTTCATTTCAAGCGTCAAACAAAGCCAGTTTTCTATCCTGATAATGATTTCATGAAAAAATATGAGTATCCGGGTGGCTGCGAAGACCCTCGTTTGGTAGAAACCGAAGATGGGAAGTATATCTTAACTTATACCGCGTATGATGGAAAAACGGCACGTTTATGTGTGGCTTCGTCGACTGATTTACAAACATGGAAAAAAGAAGGCTTAGCTTTTAAGGAGCCTAAAAATGAAATGCTTTGGTCGAAATCAGGAGCTATCATTTGTAAGCAAATAGGAGATAAGTTTGTGGCCACAAAAATCAAAGGGAAATATTGGATGTATTGGGGAGACACCAATTTATTTTTAGCAAGTTCGGATAACTTAATTGATTGGAAGATTCTTGAAGATGAAACGGGTAAGCCTAAACCAATTGTAAAACCCCGTGATGATAACTTTGATAGTTGGTTAGTTGAGTCGGGTCCAGCAGCTTTTATCAAAGATGAAGGTATATTTTTGATTTATAATAGTGCCAATAAAGGTTTTCAGAACAAAAGTACTGATACCAAAAATGCTTATCGTGCAGGGCAAGTGTTGTTTGATAAAAATGACCCAACTAAAATCCTTGACCGTTCGAAAACATTTTTCTTTGAACCCGATAAACCGTACGAATTAACAGGGCAAGTAAACAATGTGGTTTTTGTAGAAGGATTAGTTCATTTCAAGAAGCAGTGGTACTTATACTACGGTACGGCCGATTCTAAAATTGCATTAGCAGTATGTTATAAGTGA
- the argH gene encoding argininosuccinate lyase — MKLWQKESINKSGKEAALRIEKFTVGQDREMDLYLAEFDILGSMAHAIMLESIGLLKNNELERILKECRKIYNDILEGKFLIEDGIEDVHSQVEWLLTQTLGDAGKKIHSGRSRNDQVLVDLKLFMRHQVRVVVEKINTLFTKLVELSNKHKHDLLPGYTHLQIAMPSSFGLWFGAYAESLIDDTIVMQSAYKVVNKNPLGSGAGYGSSFPLNRTLTTKLLGFDELNYNVVYAQMTRGKSEYVVLSALTSLANTLSRMAMDVCLYNSQNFNFLTLPDELTTGSSIMPHKKNPDVAELLRAKTNRLKGLPTELAFVTSNLPSGYHRDMQILKEILMPAFDQVFECLDIAHFMVSNIQVKPNLLADEKYDPIFSVERVNELVMQGLPFRDAYLQVKDEVFGGTYVASRDLNHTLEGSIGNLCNDEISRLMKETLSGFGFEKVDEALDKLVNWK; from the coding sequence GTGAAGCTCTGGCAAAAGGAAAGCATAAATAAATCTGGGAAAGAGGCTGCTCTTCGGATTGAAAAATTTACTGTTGGACAAGACCGCGAAATGGACTTGTATCTAGCAGAATTTGATATACTCGGCTCAATGGCACATGCCATCATGCTAGAAAGTATTGGATTACTCAAAAACAATGAATTAGAGCGTATATTGAAGGAATGTCGAAAAATATACAATGATATATTAGAGGGTAAATTTCTAATCGAAGATGGTATAGAGGATGTTCACTCACAAGTTGAATGGCTATTGACACAAACACTGGGAGATGCTGGAAAAAAAATACATAGTGGCCGCTCTCGTAATGACCAAGTTTTAGTTGACCTAAAGCTTTTTATGCGTCATCAGGTACGCGTTGTCGTTGAAAAAATAAATACATTGTTTACGAAATTGGTCGAACTGAGCAATAAACACAAACATGATTTATTACCAGGCTATACACATCTCCAAATTGCCATGCCTTCTTCATTTGGTTTGTGGTTTGGAGCTTATGCTGAAAGTTTAATAGACGATACCATCGTCATGCAATCGGCCTATAAAGTTGTCAATAAAAACCCGCTAGGTTCGGGTGCGGGGTATGGTAGCTCATTTCCATTAAATAGAACACTCACAACAAAACTTTTAGGCTTCGATGAACTTAATTACAATGTTGTTTATGCTCAGATGACTCGTGGTAAAAGTGAGTATGTTGTTCTTTCGGCACTTACTTCATTAGCCAATACCCTTTCAAGAATGGCAATGGATGTGTGTTTATATAATTCTCAGAACTTCAATTTCTTGACTTTACCCGACGAACTTACGACGGGCAGCAGTATTATGCCGCACAAGAAAAATCCGGATGTGGCAGAATTACTCAGAGCTAAAACCAATCGACTAAAAGGTTTGCCTACTGAATTGGCATTCGTGACAAGCAACTTACCAAGTGGGTATCATAGAGATATGCAAATTTTGAAGGAAATCTTAATGCCTGCCTTCGACCAAGTTTTTGAGTGTTTGGATATTGCCCATTTTATGGTTTCTAATATTCAGGTAAAACCAAACTTATTAGCCGATGAAAAATACGACCCAATTTTCTCGGTTGAACGAGTAAACGAATTAGTAATGCAAGGTTTACCTTTCCGTGATGCCTACTTACAAGTAAAAGATGAAGTATTTGGAGGAACTTACGTAGCATCGCGTGATTTGAACCATACTCTTGAAGGTAGTATTGGTAATCTTTGCAATGATGAAATTAGCAGATTAATGAAAGAAACATTATCTGGTTTTGGTTTTGAAAAAGTTGATGAAGCTTTAGATAAATTAGTAAACTGGAAATAA